In the genome of Flavobacterium panacagri, one region contains:
- a CDS encoding class I SAM-dependent methyltransferase, giving the protein MKAEKTSRTAQYMAFFRALETKRKDRLFLDPYAIHFIDSKLRLATRLYQYPIIEKYINNTINQKIPGALSSGIARTKYIDSLLENAVSKGVKQVLILGAGFDTRAVRLDFLQSIPVIEIDHPNTSNFKAKIYTKRIGKIPPNVTFLQIDFNKQRLDQLASEHNLDFSKPTAVIWEGVTNYLTEEAVKSTFSFISKFANGSHFIFTYVHKNILQNPDSFLGGKKLLQDLEKIEEHWTFGFLPEELSGYLYQFNIELIEDLGAAEYREKFLPNRSESGYEFYRTAVAIKK; this is encoded by the coding sequence ATGAAAGCAGAAAAAACAAGTAGAACGGCACAATATATGGCGTTCTTTCGAGCATTAGAAACAAAGCGTAAAGACAGATTGTTTTTGGATCCATACGCGATTCATTTTATAGATTCAAAATTGAGACTTGCAACTCGATTATACCAATATCCCATTATTGAAAAATATATTAATAATACAATAAACCAAAAGATTCCCGGTGCTTTGTCTTCTGGGATTGCTAGAACAAAATATATTGATAGTTTACTGGAGAATGCGGTTTCAAAAGGTGTAAAACAAGTACTAATTCTAGGCGCTGGTTTTGATACGAGAGCTGTACGTCTTGATTTTTTACAATCTATTCCTGTAATAGAAATTGACCATCCCAATACTTCCAATTTTAAAGCCAAAATCTATACAAAACGGATTGGTAAAATTCCGCCTAATGTAACTTTTCTTCAAATTGATTTTAACAAGCAAAGACTAGATCAATTAGCATCAGAGCACAACTTAGACTTTTCAAAACCTACAGCAGTAATTTGGGAAGGTGTAACGAATTATCTAACGGAAGAAGCGGTAAAAAGCACGTTTTCTTTTATTTCTAAATTCGCGAACGGCAGCCACTTTATTTTTACTTACGTACACAAAAACATTCTTCAAAATCCTGATTCCTTTTTAGGCGGCAAAAAATTACTGCAAGACTTGGAAAAAATAGAAGAACACTGGACTTTCGGATTTCTTCCAGAAGAACTCTCAGGTTATTTATATCAATTCAATATTGAACTTATAGAAGATTTGGGTGCTGCTGAATACCGTGAAAAATTTCTTCCTAACCGCTCTGAAAGCGGCTATGAATTTTATAGAACTGCAGTTGCAATAAAAAAATAA
- a CDS encoding DUF962 domain-containing protein, which yields MRTLDQWFTEYAVSHQNPTNKAIHYICVPAIFFSIVGLLMSIPSGIIAATLKLNLPIIENWAFVVLLFVLVFYIRLSIAMAFKIALFSGICLVVNYYIGQVVPLWAFSIGVFVIAWIGQFYGHNIEGKKPSFLKDLQFLLIGPAWVVENLFSKK from the coding sequence ATGAGAACATTAGATCAATGGTTTACCGAGTATGCTGTAAGTCACCAAAACCCAACCAACAAAGCGATACACTACATTTGTGTTCCCGCTATTTTCTTTTCTATTGTAGGGCTTTTAATGAGTATTCCGAGCGGGATTATTGCTGCTACTTTAAAACTAAATTTACCTATAATCGAAAATTGGGCTTTTGTGGTTTTATTATTTGTTTTGGTTTTCTACATCCGATTATCCATTGCAATGGCATTTAAAATTGCTTTGTTCTCTGGAATATGTTTGGTTGTCAATTATTATATCGGACAAGTTGTACCATTATGGGCATTCTCAATTGGCGTTTTTGTTATTGCTTGGATCGGACAGTTTTATGGACATAATATTGAAGGCAAAAAACCCTCTTTTTTAAAAGATCTTCAATTTTTATTAATTGGTCCAGCTTGGGTTGTAGAGAATTTGTTTTCAAAAAAATAA
- a CDS encoding DUF2199 domain-containing protein, translated as MYHYKCSCCGESFDEMPLCFGNEFPAYYFSVPPEERENRIEYGGSWCYIDEEHFFHRGRLTIPIIDYHEDLIFNVWTTISEDNFCIRMDLWEDPDRVNQEPYFGWMQTEVPTYGKTLSLKTIAIEQGLGLIPEIKMIEENHPLTIDQENGISFKKALSIVDEIMKIQHGKT; from the coding sequence ATGTATCACTATAAATGTTCTTGTTGCGGCGAATCTTTTGACGAAATGCCTTTATGTTTCGGCAATGAATTTCCTGCGTATTATTTTTCTGTTCCGCCTGAAGAAAGAGAAAATCGAATTGAATATGGCGGCAGCTGGTGTTATATAGATGAAGAACATTTTTTTCATAGAGGAAGATTAACCATTCCGATAATTGATTACCATGAGGATTTAATTTTTAATGTCTGGACTACCATAAGTGAAGACAATTTCTGCATCCGAATGGATTTATGGGAAGATCCAGATAGAGTGAATCAAGAACCTTATTTTGGCTGGATGCAGACAGAAGTTCCTACCTATGGCAAAACACTTTCACTTAAAACAATTGCAATTGAACAAGGATTAGGCCTGATTCCAGAAATTAAAATGATCGAAGAAAATCATCCCTTAACTATTGATCAGGAAAACGGAATATCTTTTAAAAAAGCTCTTTCTATCGTTGATGAAATTATGAAAATACAGCACGGTAAAACGTAA